A region of Paractinoplanes abujensis DNA encodes the following proteins:
- a CDS encoding beta-propeller fold lactonase family protein translates to MSSERLAAVGDLRDRARSEDRETAVAARAALVAMMADDDFEVSAAAGAALAETSVSLVPPRIDFGPVAPGTPRLSAAVRIEGAPVALASEIKVTGGGLRARIAGDHLQVQWQPGDGPLAGMVSLDGPAGAADLPVTGHIAAAQIGFEPPELAAVRGNSPSEAGPAVTFVNREPVFLPPTDPRQGSRRRVKGLIIAGATAVVLLVGTGLAAAVTLQDDQAPAAQQQERPAGAGNEQPGGTSEQPGGTNEQPGDKEEQTRPSVDKPTVVGTIEVGDEPEGVAVSPDSKTVYVANQNSRILSVADLRSGRVTSVTLRNTPRFVAVSQDGTRVFVSMYEDDLSGSGVAVVDAQKLTVLRTLKTGVQPYALAAAPDGRLWVPIHGGRNVEIYRDEQLTGRVFVPENPHAVSFDQDGRRVFTPDHESSTVSAIDTRTDRRLKSIPVSAAPHSLAVSPDGRTAVVACFQADAVDLIDTETLERRGPFRVGDKPQAAAFAVDSGHAYAVNEGSNSVSVVDPRTGRVTATVPVGKSPRTMAVAPDGRFAYVSNGDDDTVSVLRVG, encoded by the coding sequence ATGAGTTCGGAGCGGCTGGCGGCGGTCGGCGACCTGCGTGACCGGGCCCGCAGCGAGGATCGGGAGACCGCCGTGGCGGCCCGGGCCGCGCTCGTCGCCATGATGGCCGACGACGACTTCGAGGTGTCCGCGGCTGCGGGCGCGGCGCTGGCTGAGACGTCGGTCTCGCTGGTGCCGCCGCGGATCGACTTCGGGCCGGTCGCGCCGGGCACACCGCGACTGTCCGCTGCCGTCCGGATCGAGGGGGCGCCGGTGGCGCTGGCCTCGGAGATCAAAGTGACCGGGGGCGGCCTGCGGGCCCGCATCGCCGGCGATCACCTGCAGGTGCAATGGCAGCCGGGCGACGGTCCGCTGGCCGGCATGGTCTCGTTGGACGGCCCGGCGGGCGCGGCCGACCTGCCGGTCACGGGTCACATCGCGGCGGCGCAGATCGGGTTCGAGCCGCCGGAGCTTGCCGCCGTACGGGGGAACTCGCCGAGCGAAGCCGGCCCCGCGGTCACCTTCGTGAATCGTGAGCCGGTTTTCCTGCCGCCGACCGACCCGCGGCAGGGGTCGCGCCGGCGGGTGAAGGGCCTGATCATCGCCGGGGCGACCGCGGTGGTTCTGCTCGTGGGCACGGGCCTGGCGGCCGCGGTCACGCTGCAGGACGATCAGGCCCCGGCCGCCCAGCAACAGGAACGGCCAGCCGGCGCCGGCAACGAGCAGCCGGGCGGCACCAGCGAGCAGCCGGGCGGCACCAACGAGCAGCCGGGTGACAAGGAAGAGCAGACCCGGCCCAGCGTGGACAAGCCGACGGTAGTGGGCACCATCGAAGTCGGCGACGAGCCCGAGGGCGTGGCCGTCTCGCCGGACAGCAAGACCGTCTATGTGGCCAACCAGAACTCCCGCATCCTCTCCGTCGCCGACCTCCGATCGGGCCGGGTCACGAGCGTCACCCTGCGCAACACCCCGCGTTTCGTCGCCGTCTCACAGGACGGCACGCGCGTCTTCGTGTCGATGTACGAGGACGACCTCAGCGGCAGCGGCGTGGCGGTCGTGGACGCCCAGAAGCTGACCGTCTTGCGCACCCTGAAGACCGGCGTCCAGCCGTACGCGCTGGCCGCGGCCCCCGACGGCCGTCTGTGGGTGCCCATCCACGGTGGCCGTAACGTCGAGATCTACCGCGACGAGCAGCTCACCGGTCGCGTCTTCGTGCCCGAGAACCCGCACGCCGTCTCGTTCGACCAGGACGGCCGGCGCGTCTTCACACCCGACCACGAGTCGAGCACGGTGTCGGCCATCGACACCCGCACCGACCGCCGGCTGAAGTCGATCCCGGTCAGCGCCGCGCCGCACAGCCTGGCCGTCTCGCCCGACGGCCGGACGGCGGTGGTCGCCTGCTTCCAAGCCGACGCCGTCGACCTCATCGACACCGAGACGCTGGAACGCCGCGGCCCCTTCCGGGTGGGCGACAAGCCGCAGGCCGCGGCGTTCGCCGTCGACTCCGGCCACGCGTACGCCGTCAACGAGGGCAGCAACTCGGTCTCCGTCGTCGACCCGCGCACGGGACGGGTCACGGCCACTGTCCCGGTCGGCAAGAGCCCGCGCACGATGGCGGTCGCGCCCGACGGCCGGTTCGCGTACGTCTCGAACGGCGACGACGACACCGTCAGCGTCCTTCGCGTGGGGTAG
- a CDS encoding isochorismatase family protein, which produces MTTLKDRPGTALLVVDVQTGVVAAGHDRDAVLANIATLADRAHAEDVPVIWVQQTDDNLVHGSESWQLEPSLPVAPGDTVLEKQWGDCFEATELEALLAARGVGRLVVTGAQTDACIRSTLHGAFTRGYDTLLVSDAHTTEDLTSYGAPPPAQVIAHTNLYWSYQSAPGRTAGTALTKEVTFTA; this is translated from the coding sequence ATGACCACCCTGAAGGACCGTCCCGGCACCGCCCTGCTGGTCGTCGACGTGCAGACCGGCGTCGTCGCGGCCGGCCACGACCGTGACGCCGTGCTGGCCAACATCGCCACGCTGGCCGACCGCGCCCATGCCGAGGACGTCCCGGTCATCTGGGTCCAGCAGACCGACGACAACCTGGTCCACGGCTCGGAGAGCTGGCAGTTGGAGCCGTCTCTACCGGTGGCTCCGGGCGACACGGTGCTCGAGAAACAGTGGGGCGACTGCTTCGAGGCCACCGAACTCGAGGCTCTGCTGGCCGCCCGGGGCGTAGGCCGCCTGGTCGTCACCGGCGCCCAGACCGACGCCTGCATCCGCTCCACCCTGCACGGCGCCTTCACCCGCGGCTACGACACGCTCCTGGTCAGCGACGCCCACACCACCGAAGACCTCACCTCCTACGGCGCTCCCCCGCCGGCCCAGGTGATCGCCCACACCAACCTGTACTGGAGCTACCAGTCCGCCCCTGGCCGCACCGCCGGCACAGCCCTCACGAAGGAGGTCACCTTCACCGCCTGA